A region of the Nocardia asteroides genome:
AGGAGTTGCGTGGTCGACACTACGCGTCGGCACGCTCGGTACCGACCGAAGTCCTCTTCCCGGCGAACCGGCATCAGAACATGGCCGCTGCTCGGGCGGCCGCGTGAATTGTCGCGGAGTGTGTCAGCCTGCCGGACCGACGCTCCACGCCGGGCGTACGGACACGATCGGGTCAGCGCGCCGGTGCATCGGCGCTGGTGAGTCCTTCGGCGATCAGGATCCGGTGAGCTTGCTGGGCGGCGGATGCCTGAGCGGGGTCTTGGGGTTCGCTACCGGAGATTTCTTCGAGGCTGCGGGCCAGAACGGCGACCGCGTCGGTGAGTGCCCGTAGCCGGTTGTCCAATGCGTCGAGACGAGACGGTTCCGGACGCGTGGCTGGGGTGGCCTCCGGCAAGGCTCCGGTGCGGTCGGTTCCGCGCAGTACGGCCCGCAGATCTTCCGGCAACAACGCGAACACGTGATCGAGTTGCCCAGGAGAGAAAAGGTCGGCCAGCGCGTCGGTCACCGCGCCGGCCAGTGCGTAGGCCTCCTCGCGGGAGACGCCTGCTTCCTGGGCGAACTGACCGAGGAATGACGGCACGTCGTGCGGCACCGGGACACGGGCGGGAACCCAGCCCTCGTAGAAGATCCCGCGGAGGAGTTCGGGTAGTTGGGCGCTCAGGTGCGCGGCCGCGTTCACGCCGATGCGGTCACGTACGGTGTGCAGCCAGGCGCGTAGCGCGCGGTGTGCGAATGCCCGGTCGTCGGTGGCGAGTCCTTCGGTGACAGTGCGCAGCCACTCGTGCGCGGTGTGTATCGCTGGTGCGAGGGGGTCGCGATGGTAGCTCATGGGGGTCCCTTTCCCGGGTGAATCACGGTTGACCGTGCCTGCGGCAGCCGCAGGCCTCGGCCGATACTGCGAGACTCCTCGCCTCGGCCGGAAGGGGTCAGAGGACTCGTGCCCGCACTGACGGGACCATGGTCACCCCTGACGCTTTCCCGTCCCGATAACGGCCGGGTAAGGGGCAGCGGGAACCGGTGATCAGTCGCCGCGCTGACGTTTTCGATACGCGCGCACTTTCGAGATGCTGCCGCAGGCGCGCCCGTCGGGCGTTTCGGCATACATAGAGCACCAGGTGCGGCTGCGGTTGCGGCTG
Encoded here:
- a CDS encoding DUF2267 domain-containing protein, which encodes MSYHRDPLAPAIHTAHEWLRTVTEGLATDDRAFAHRALRAWLHTVRDRIGVNAAAHLSAQLPELLRGIFYEGWVPARVPVPHDVPSFLGQFAQEAGVSREEAYALAGAVTDALADLFSPGQLDHVFALLPEDLRAVLRGTDRTGALPEATPATRPEPSRLDALDNRLRALTDAVAVLARSLEEISGSEPQDPAQASAAQQAHRILIAEGLTSADAPAR